The following coding sequences are from one Pseudonocardia sp. HH130630-07 window:
- a CDS encoding IS5 family transposase: MRPGVVHRGGVARRRRRYPSDTSDEQWALIEPLLPAAGAGGRPEKHARRDVVDAILYVVRAGCAWRALPVDFPPWQTVYWYFNRWEQQRVTEQILPIVRRQLRADEGRDPEPSAGIIDSQSVRGADTVGRDTRGYDAGKKVNGRKRFIVTDTLGLLLTTMVCSASVQDRDGAKSILLDLYLRTRVRFVYADAGFAGRLLDWATTILHTSVEIVRKPPEQRGFAVLPRRWVVERTLAWVTAHRRLARDYERHPAVSEAMIRWAAINTITRRIARGEPARRQQKYVVTPST; the protein is encoded by the coding sequence ATGCGTCCGGGTGTGGTCCATCGTGGAGGAGTGGCTCGGCGTAGGCGGCGGTACCCCTCGGACACCAGCGATGAGCAGTGGGCGTTGATCGAGCCGCTGCTGCCAGCGGCGGGGGCGGGAGGCCGGCCGGAGAAGCACGCGCGCCGTGATGTGGTGGATGCGATCCTCTACGTCGTGCGCGCCGGGTGCGCGTGGCGGGCTCTACCAGTGGATTTCCCGCCGTGGCAGACGGTGTACTGGTACTTCAACCGGTGGGAGCAGCAGAGGGTCACCGAGCAGATCCTCCCGATCGTGCGCCGTCAGCTACGCGCTGATGAGGGCCGCGACCCCGAACCCAGCGCGGGGATCATCGACTCGCAGTCGGTGAGGGGCGCTGACACGGTCGGGCGGGACACCCGCGGCTATGACGCCGGGAAGAAGGTCAACGGTCGGAAGCGGTTCATCGTGACCGACACCCTCGGCCTGCTGCTGACCACGATGGTGTGCTCGGCGTCGGTGCAGGACCGCGATGGCGCCAAGTCGATCCTGCTCGACCTCTACCTGCGCACGAGGGTGCGGTTCGTCTACGCCGACGCCGGGTTCGCCGGGCGCCTGCTGGACTGGGCGACCACGATCCTGCACACCAGCGTCGAGATCGTGCGCAAACCGCCTGAGCAGCGCGGATTCGCCGTCCTCCCGCGGCGGTGGGTGGTCGAGCGGACCCTGGCCTGGGTCACCGCACACCGCCGCCTGGCCCGCGACTACGAACGCCACCCCGCAGTGTCCGAGGCCATGATCCGCTGGGCGGCGATCAACACCATCACCCGCCGCATCGCCCGTGGCGAACCCGCCCGACGCCAGCAGAAGTACGTAGTCACACCCTCAACATGA
- a CDS encoding IS110 family transposase, whose product MSGEGTWVGLDVHARSVIGCAIEESAAEIRTQRIGARTEQIVEWVRAQPGPVMACYEAGPTGFGLARALRAAGVACEVVAPSKIERPSGDKVKTDRRDAERLARLLRIGEVPGVRVPTEAEEAARDLVRAREDCRSDLMRARHRLSKLLLRQGLVWDNTAWTAAHEVWLRSHHFDRRGVQLAFDEALDAVFTVHARRARLDAAIVEMAASDPVLAGPVGRLSCLRGVSTLTATGLCVEVADWHRFTGATIGSYLGLVPSEFSSGSRRVQGGITKTGNSHARRLLVEAAWHHRRPLRPSRERARRADGQPAVVRDRADAGNRRLHQRWTRLDHRNKRPTVAVVAVARELAGWCWSLATLEETAAARTG is encoded by the coding sequence GTGTCGGGCGAGGGTACGTGGGTCGGGTTGGACGTCCATGCGCGATCAGTGATCGGTTGCGCGATCGAGGAGAGTGCAGCTGAGATCCGGACGCAGCGGATCGGGGCGCGGACTGAGCAGATCGTGGAGTGGGTGCGTGCGCAGCCCGGTCCGGTGATGGCCTGCTACGAGGCCGGCCCGACCGGATTCGGGCTGGCGCGGGCGCTGCGGGCCGCGGGTGTGGCCTGCGAGGTCGTGGCGCCGTCGAAGATCGAGCGACCGTCCGGGGACAAGGTCAAGACCGACCGGCGCGACGCGGAGCGGCTGGCGCGGTTGCTGCGGATCGGTGAGGTCCCCGGGGTGCGGGTCCCGACCGAGGCCGAAGAAGCCGCCCGGGACCTGGTCCGGGCTCGCGAGGACTGCCGCAGCGACCTGATGCGGGCCCGCCACCGTCTCTCCAAGCTGCTGCTGCGCCAGGGCCTGGTCTGGGACAACACCGCCTGGACCGCCGCGCACGAGGTCTGGCTGCGCAGTCACCACTTCGACCGGCGCGGTGTCCAGCTCGCCTTCGACGAGGCCCTGGATGCGGTGTTCACCGTCCATGCCCGCCGGGCTCGGCTCGACGCTGCGATCGTCGAGATGGCCGCCAGCGACCCGGTGTTGGCCGGGCCGGTCGGGCGGCTGTCGTGTCTGCGGGGCGTCTCGACGCTGACCGCGACCGGGCTGTGCGTCGAGGTCGCCGACTGGCACCGGTTCACCGGCGCCACCATCGGCTCCTACCTCGGGCTGGTGCCCTCGGAGTTCTCCTCCGGGTCGCGGCGGGTCCAGGGCGGGATCACCAAGACCGGTAACTCGCATGCCCGGCGGCTGCTGGTCGAAGCGGCCTGGCACCACCGCCGCCCGCTGCGCCCGAGCCGGGAACGGGCCCGACGCGCCGATGGGCAACCCGCCGTGGTCCGCGACCGCGCCGACGCCGGGAACCGGCGCCTGCACCAGCGCTGGACCCGCTTGGACCACCGCAACAAGCGACCGACCGTGGCTGTCGTCGCGGTCGCCCGCGAGCTCGCCGGCTGGTGCTGGAGCCTGGCCACCCTCGAGGAAACGGCCGCAGCGAGAACCGGCTGA
- a CDS encoding YbaK/EbsC family protein translates to MEGVNAPEHPADHPRVAAVKEALRRAGADPASIAGLVLLPDAVTTAAAAAAALEVEVGQIANSLVFDADGEPLLVLTSGRHRVDTARVAGLLGVTRVGRADKEFVRAATGQVIGGVAPVGHPAPVRTLVDVALGDYERVWAAGGVARSVFPTTFAELVAVTGGTAAEVG, encoded by the coding sequence ATGGAGGGCGTGAACGCACCCGAGCACCCCGCCGACCACCCCAGGGTCGCCGCCGTCAAGGAGGCGCTGCGCCGGGCCGGAGCCGACCCGGCCTCGATCGCCGGGCTGGTCCTGCTCCCGGACGCGGTGACCACCGCGGCCGCCGCCGCGGCGGCGCTGGAGGTCGAGGTCGGCCAGATCGCGAACTCGCTGGTGTTCGACGCGGACGGCGAGCCGCTGCTGGTGCTGACGTCGGGCCGGCACCGGGTGGACACCGCACGGGTGGCCGGCCTCCTGGGCGTCACCCGGGTCGGCCGGGCCGACAAGGAGTTCGTGCGGGCGGCGACCGGACAGGTCATCGGCGGGGTCGCCCCGGTCGGGCACCCGGCGCCGGTGCGCACCCTGGTCGACGTCGCCCTCGGTGACTACGAGCGGGTGTGGGCGGCCGGTGGCGTCGCCCGTTCGGTCTTCCCGACGACGTTCGCCGAGCTGGTCGCGGTCACCGGCGGGACGGCCGCCGAGGTCGGGTAG
- a CDS encoding bifunctional FO biosynthesis protein CofGH: MADIPAAPDPAGTVPTDPGTASTPPAPPEPAPSESAPSESAPSESALRRALRRVRDGATLDVTEAAVLLAARGEHLDELLTHAGRVRDAGLVEEGRPGVVTYSRNVFIPLTRLCRDRCHYCTFATVPHRLESMFLERDEVVEIARQGAAQGCKEALFTLGDRPEDRWPQAREWLEARGYDSTLDYVRACAIAVLEETGLLPHLNPGVLSWAEITRLKPVAASMGMMLETTSERLFAKGGPHFGSPDKEPAVRLRVLADAGRVGVPFTTGILIGIGENRTERAESLFAIRSAARAHGHVQEVIVQNFRAKPDTAMANDPDADLGDLAATIAVARIVLGPKVRLQAPPNLVGDEQALMLRAGIDDWGGVSPVTVDHVSPEMPWPAVDELARVTAAEGFELRERLTAYPKFVRAGSPWIDTRLHGHVAALATPDGLAAPDAVVEGRSWQEPDGGFASTGRTDLHTAVDTEGRTEDRRSDFGSVYGDWYEVAAELASQRSRAPERLDGDVRAGLDLAASDPAALLDPANEAAAMAVLTGEGPALRELTRLADDVRRQVNGDDVTYVVNRNINFSNVCYVGCRFCAFAQRERDADAFRLSLDEVAQRAAEAARDGATEVCVQGGIDPQLPVTFYADLVRAVTAAVPGMHVHAFSPMEIVSASAKAGVSIREWLTELKAAGLGSIPGTAAEILDDEVRWVLTKGKLPASQWIEVVSTAHELGIASSSTMMYGHVDEPRHWLGHLRTLASVQDRTGGFTEFVPLPFVHHNAPIYLAGIARPGPTERDNRAVHAFARLALHGRIDHVQVSWVKLGDELAGQVLAGGADDMGGTLMEETISRMAGSENGSERSVEELTAIAHAAGRPVRQRTTTYRGEPSVLTPARPSGPRMLPLAPA, encoded by the coding sequence ATGGCCGACATTCCCGCTGCCCCCGATCCGGCCGGGACCGTACCGACCGATCCCGGCACCGCCAGCACCCCGCCCGCGCCCCCGGAACCGGCCCCGTCGGAGTCGGCCCCGTCGGAGTCGGCCCCGTCGGAGTCGGCACTGCGCCGGGCGCTGCGGCGGGTCCGTGACGGGGCGACCCTGGACGTCACCGAGGCCGCCGTCCTGCTCGCCGCCCGCGGGGAGCACCTCGACGAGCTGCTGACCCACGCCGGCCGGGTCCGGGACGCCGGTCTGGTCGAGGAGGGCCGTCCGGGCGTCGTCACCTACTCCCGCAACGTGTTCATCCCGCTGACCCGGCTGTGCCGGGACCGGTGCCACTACTGCACGTTCGCCACCGTCCCGCACCGGCTCGAGTCGATGTTCCTGGAGCGCGACGAGGTCGTCGAGATCGCCCGGCAGGGTGCGGCACAGGGCTGCAAGGAGGCCCTGTTCACGCTCGGGGACCGGCCCGAGGACCGCTGGCCGCAGGCCCGCGAGTGGCTGGAGGCCCGGGGCTACGACTCGACGCTGGACTACGTCCGGGCGTGCGCGATCGCGGTGCTGGAGGAGACCGGGCTGCTGCCGCACCTGAACCCGGGCGTCCTGTCCTGGGCGGAGATCACCCGGCTCAAGCCGGTCGCAGCCAGCATGGGGATGATGCTGGAGACCACCTCGGAGCGGCTGTTCGCCAAGGGCGGCCCGCACTTCGGCAGCCCGGACAAGGAGCCCGCGGTCCGGCTCCGCGTGCTCGCCGACGCCGGCCGGGTCGGCGTCCCGTTCACCACCGGGATCCTGATCGGGATCGGGGAGAACCGCACCGAGCGGGCCGAGTCGCTGTTCGCGATCCGGTCCGCGGCGCGGGCGCACGGGCACGTGCAGGAGGTCATCGTCCAGAACTTCCGGGCCAAGCCCGACACCGCGATGGCGAACGATCCGGACGCCGATCTCGGCGACCTGGCCGCCACCATCGCCGTCGCCCGGATCGTGCTGGGCCCGAAGGTCCGGCTGCAGGCCCCGCCGAACCTCGTCGGCGACGAGCAGGCGCTGATGCTGCGCGCCGGGATCGACGACTGGGGCGGGGTGTCCCCGGTGACCGTCGACCACGTGTCCCCGGAGATGCCGTGGCCCGCGGTCGACGAGCTGGCCCGGGTGACCGCGGCCGAGGGGTTCGAGCTGCGCGAGCGGCTCACCGCGTACCCGAAGTTCGTGCGGGCCGGGTCGCCGTGGATCGACACCCGGCTGCACGGCCACGTCGCCGCGCTCGCGACGCCGGACGGGCTCGCCGCCCCGGACGCCGTCGTCGAGGGCCGATCGTGGCAGGAACCGGACGGCGGCTTCGCGTCCACCGGCCGGACCGACCTGCACACCGCCGTCGACACCGAGGGCCGGACCGAGGACCGGCGCAGCGACTTCGGCTCGGTCTACGGCGACTGGTACGAGGTCGCCGCCGAGCTGGCGTCCCAGCGCTCACGGGCCCCGGAGCGGCTCGACGGCGACGTGCGCGCGGGCCTGGACCTGGCCGCGTCCGACCCGGCCGCGCTGCTGGACCCGGCGAACGAGGCCGCGGCGATGGCCGTCCTGACCGGGGAGGGGCCCGCGCTGCGGGAGCTGACCCGGCTCGCCGACGACGTCCGCAGGCAGGTCAACGGCGATGACGTCACCTACGTCGTCAACCGGAACATCAACTTCTCCAACGTCTGCTACGTCGGCTGCCGGTTCTGCGCGTTCGCCCAGCGTGAGCGGGACGCCGACGCGTTCCGGCTCTCCCTGGACGAGGTCGCGCAGCGGGCCGCGGAGGCCGCCCGGGACGGCGCGACCGAGGTCTGCGTGCAGGGCGGCATCGACCCGCAGCTGCCGGTGACGTTCTACGCCGACCTGGTGCGTGCGGTGACCGCGGCGGTGCCGGGGATGCACGTGCACGCGTTCTCGCCGATGGAGATCGTCTCGGCGTCGGCGAAGGCCGGGGTGTCGATCCGGGAGTGGCTGACCGAGCTGAAGGCGGCCGGCCTCGGCTCGATCCCGGGCACCGCCGCGGAGATCCTCGACGACGAGGTCCGCTGGGTGCTGACCAAGGGCAAGCTGCCGGCGTCGCAGTGGATCGAGGTCGTCTCGACCGCGCACGAGCTGGGCATCGCGAGCTCGTCGACGATGATGTACGGCCACGTCGACGAGCCCCGGCACTGGCTCGGGCACCTGCGCACGCTGGCCTCGGTGCAGGACCGGACCGGTGGATTCACCGAGTTCGTCCCGCTGCCGTTCGTGCACCACAACGCGCCGATCTACCTCGCCGGGATCGCCCGGCCGGGGCCGACGGAGCGGGACAACCGGGCGGTGCACGCGTTCGCCCGGCTGGCCCTGCACGGGCGGATCGACCACGTCCAGGTGTCCTGGGTCAAGCTGGGGGACGAGCTCGCCGGGCAGGTCCTCGCCGGTGGTGCCGACGACATGGGCGGCACGCTCATGGAGGAGACCATCAGCCGGATGGCCGGGTCGGAGAACGGCTCGGAGCGCTCGGTCGAGGAGCTGACCGCGATCGCGCACGCCGCCGGGCGCCCGGTCCGGCAGCGCACGACGACCTACCGGGGCGAGCCGTCGGTGCTCACCCCGGCCCGGCCGTCGGGGCCCCGGATGCTGCCGCTCGCCCCGGCCTGA